In Chondrinema litorale, a single window of DNA contains:
- a CDS encoding RagB/SusD family nutrient uptake outer membrane protein: MKKYLIALIFMMSLTVACEDDFLDREPTNILLDDQVWSDDGLVLSVLADLYNRYYDFQQLENWSGFAEFDEAFASQFGQYWRHQFQDYGYDAWGVWDYNYIRDLNLFIQQGEQTTELDESSRVRFLAEARFLRAALYFEHVKRMGGVPLILEPLEYDFSGDPTYLQYPRSKEHEVYDFVISELEAIKNDLPNNADIKSRATTGLALAMKSRAALYAGSIAKYGATTPEVSTSGGEVGIPASMADGYYQTALAAAQELINSGTYALYNKKDDLEENFASIFLDKDANPETIFVKDYKEKGRTHGFTIEVIPRSLREENIAGGNLNPSLNLVQSFEYLDNTFGEIETMDGDGNYIYYDDPAEAFAGRDARLGGTIIYPGTTYRGKDVDIWAGYILEDGSTISSDQLGGQATLPGKSVSEQVVGFDGPIDQLESSAQAGFYVRKYNDTDVGSGQRGTGSDVAWIRYRYAEVLLNAAEAAFELGQTDVALPYINTVRQRAGFTTELTAAELDFDRIVHERKVELAFEGHTLFDMKRWRLAHKVWDGSYAELTDNPGDADAVSTRVYGLWPYKVYDPGNPDDGKWIFKEVLPSVVNSAHRFRLGNYYSFINDGIRNANPKIVRNPNQ, from the coding sequence ATGAAAAAGTATTTAATAGCATTAATATTCATGATGTCACTTACAGTTGCTTGTGAGGATGACTTCTTAGACAGAGAACCCACCAACATCCTTTTAGATGATCAGGTTTGGTCAGACGACGGATTGGTTTTATCGGTACTTGCTGATTTATATAACAGATATTACGATTTTCAACAATTAGAAAACTGGTCTGGATTTGCAGAGTTCGACGAGGCTTTTGCTTCTCAGTTCGGTCAATACTGGCGCCACCAATTCCAAGATTACGGTTACGATGCTTGGGGAGTTTGGGATTACAACTACATCCGCGATTTAAACCTGTTTATTCAACAAGGAGAACAAACTACAGAGTTGGATGAAAGCAGCAGAGTAAGATTTTTAGCAGAAGCTAGATTTTTAAGAGCTGCATTGTATTTCGAGCATGTAAAAAGAATGGGTGGTGTTCCGCTAATCTTAGAACCACTAGAGTACGATTTTAGTGGAGATCCAACTTACTTACAGTATCCAAGAAGCAAAGAGCATGAGGTTTACGATTTTGTGATTAGCGAGTTAGAGGCAATCAAAAATGATTTACCAAACAATGCTGATATTAAATCTAGAGCAACTACTGGTTTGGCTTTAGCCATGAAATCTAGAGCAGCTTTATATGCTGGTTCAATTGCGAAATATGGTGCTACTACTCCTGAGGTTTCTACATCAGGTGGTGAGGTGGGAATTCCTGCAAGCATGGCAGATGGTTACTACCAAACTGCATTGGCAGCAGCTCAAGAATTAATAAACAGTGGTACTTATGCACTTTACAATAAGAAAGACGATTTAGAAGAAAACTTTGCAAGTATTTTCTTAGATAAAGATGCGAACCCAGAAACAATCTTTGTAAAAGACTACAAAGAAAAAGGAAGAACTCACGGTTTCACAATCGAAGTAATACCAAGATCATTAAGAGAAGAAAACATCGCTGGTGGTAACTTAAATCCATCTTTAAACCTTGTTCAATCTTTCGAATATTTAGACAATACTTTCGGTGAGATCGAAACAATGGATGGCGACGGAAACTACATCTACTACGATGATCCTGCTGAAGCATTTGCTGGTCGTGATGCACGCTTAGGTGGAACAATCATTTATCCTGGAACAACTTACAGAGGTAAAGATGTAGATATCTGGGCAGGTTATATCTTAGAAGACGGAAGTACAATTTCTTCAGATCAATTAGGTGGTCAGGCAACATTACCGGGTAAATCGGTTTCTGAGCAAGTTGTTGGTTTTGATGGCCCAATCGATCAGTTAGAGTCTTCTGCTCAAGCAGGTTTTTATGTGAGAAAATACAACGATACAGATGTAGGATCAGGACAAAGAGGTACTGGTAGTGATGTTGCTTGGATCAGATATCGTTATGCAGAAGTTTTATTAAATGCTGCTGAAGCTGCTTTTGAATTAGGTCAAACTGATGTAGCACTTCCATACATCAACACAGTGCGCCAACGTGCTGGATTCACTACAGAATTAACTGCTGCTGAGTTAGATTTCGACAGAATTGTTCACGAGAGAAAAGTGGAATTAGCTTTTGAAGGTCATACACTTTTCGATATGAAAAGATGGAGATTGGCTCATAAAGTTTGGGATGGCTCTTATGCAGAACTTACCGATAATCCGGGCGATGCAGATGCAGTAAGTACAAGAGTTTATGGTTTATGGCCATACAAAGTGTACGATCCGGGTAATCCAGACGATGGGAAATGGATATTTAAAGAAGTACTACCAAGCGTGGTGAATAGTGCTCACAGGTTCCGTTTAGGAAATTACTATTCTTTCATTAATGATGGAATTAGAAATGCGAATCCTAAAATAGTAAGAAATCCAAATCAATAA
- a CDS encoding DUF3823 domain-containing protein, which produces MKLKIQYIIAIISIIFASCEYDNYDEPDTFLKGRIVYQGEPINVSYNDVYFQLIEPGWQLTYPINVAIDQDGSYSALLFKADYKLVLPDGQGPYKSLLNAESNSDSLDINLSGTTEFDIEVLPYYMVKNTGFSVSGKTVTSTFGLDKIITGDDAKDVERVNLYISKTAFVDTRTSVSTAEIGGGDIADLNSISMSTDIPDLVPTQNYVFARVGVKIAGVEDMLFSDIQKIEF; this is translated from the coding sequence ATGAAACTGAAAATTCAATATATAATAGCGATCATTTCAATCATTTTCGCTTCTTGTGAATACGATAACTACGATGAGCCTGATACTTTCTTAAAAGGAAGAATTGTGTATCAGGGAGAGCCGATCAATGTAAGTTACAATGATGTGTACTTTCAGTTAATTGAGCCGGGTTGGCAACTTACTTACCCAATCAATGTGGCAATAGATCAAGATGGTTCTTATTCTGCACTGCTTTTTAAAGCAGATTACAAATTGGTTTTACCAGATGGACAAGGACCATACAAATCGCTTTTAAATGCAGAGTCTAATTCAGATTCACTAGATATAAATCTTAGTGGTACAACAGAATTCGATATTGAAGTACTTCCTTACTACATGGTGAAAAACACTGGTTTTTCAGTATCTGGTAAAACAGTAACTTCTACTTTCGGACTAGATAAAATCATTACTGGCGACGATGCCAAAGATGTAGAAAGAGTAAACCTTTACATCAGTAAAACTGCTTTTGTTGATACAAGAACAAGTGTTTCTACTGCAGAAATTGGTGGTGGAGACATCGCAGATTTAAACAGCATCAGCATGAGCACAGATATTCCAGACTTAGTACCAACACAGAACTATGTGTTTGCCAGAGTAGGAGTAAAGATCGCCGGTGTAGAAGACATGTTATTCTCTGATATTCAGAAAATAGAATTCTAA
- a CDS encoding glycoside hydrolase family 2 protein, with protein MKKQLSILILLFASFSLFGQDGDWQLIKDKITTEWSEEVDPVNVLPEYPRPQMKRDNWQNLNGLWEYAIVSKNESKPTNFQGKILVPFAVESALSGVGKTPTKEDNLWYKTSFTVSKSMKRKNVILHFGAVDWETEIFVNGKKVGSHKGGFDPFSFDITTYITKSGSQELTVKVWDPTSDGPQPRGKQVNRPEGIWYTSVSGIWQTVWLEGVAPTYIKDIKNTPNISNNTITVATDIANAQAGDNVKVTVLNGETELSAKTVEAGKEVVITVTNPELWTPDNPHLYNLKIELLRKDKSLDAVESYFAMRSITKKKDNEGVYRMMLNDEFVFQYGPLDQGWWPDGLYTAPTDEALKFDIVKTKEMGFNMIRKHVKVEPARWYYYCDMLGMLVWQDMPSGDQGSRWNNRPGITGAGYDMDRSAASEEIYRTEWESIMDALYNFPSIVVWVPFNEAWGQFKTKEIVEWTAKLDPTRLVNEASGGNFHYSGDIIDLHNYPDPAMPDAKIFGGKQVVVLGEFGGLGLPLEGHIWQEKDNWGYRTFKTKDELKNRYAKLMEELAKLVPMGLSAAVYTQTTDVEGEVNGLMSYDRKVIKMPENFLKDLHKQLYKHRIDF; from the coding sequence ATGAAAAAACAATTATCGATTCTTATTCTGCTTTTTGCATCTTTCTCACTATTCGGGCAAGATGGCGACTGGCAGCTTATCAAGGATAAAATTACTACAGAGTGGTCAGAAGAGGTAGATCCAGTAAATGTGCTACCCGAATATCCAAGACCACAAATGAAAAGAGACAATTGGCAAAACCTAAATGGTTTGTGGGAATACGCCATAGTTTCTAAGAATGAATCAAAACCAACAAACTTCCAAGGTAAAATATTAGTGCCATTCGCAGTTGAATCAGCTTTATCAGGAGTAGGTAAAACACCAACCAAAGAAGATAACCTTTGGTACAAAACTTCTTTTACTGTTTCTAAAAGTATGAAGAGAAAAAATGTAATTCTACATTTTGGTGCTGTTGACTGGGAAACTGAGATTTTTGTAAACGGCAAAAAAGTGGGTTCGCACAAAGGCGGATTCGATCCGTTTAGCTTTGATATAACAACGTACATCACTAAGTCTGGCTCACAGGAGCTAACAGTAAAAGTTTGGGATCCAACAAGCGATGGACCACAGCCAAGAGGTAAGCAAGTAAACAGACCAGAAGGTATTTGGTATACGTCTGTAAGTGGTATCTGGCAAACAGTATGGTTAGAAGGTGTAGCTCCAACTTACATCAAAGACATTAAAAACACACCAAACATTTCTAACAACACCATTACTGTAGCAACTGATATTGCCAATGCACAAGCAGGAGATAATGTAAAAGTTACTGTACTAAATGGCGAAACAGAGTTATCAGCAAAAACAGTAGAAGCTGGGAAAGAGGTAGTAATTACAGTGACTAACCCAGAATTATGGACGCCAGATAATCCACATCTTTATAACCTAAAGATTGAACTACTAAGAAAAGACAAATCGCTTGATGCAGTAGAAAGCTATTTTGCAATGCGTTCGATCACCAAGAAAAAAGACAATGAAGGTGTATACAGAATGATGTTGAACGACGAGTTTGTATTCCAGTATGGCCCGCTAGATCAAGGTTGGTGGCCTGATGGTCTATACACTGCGCCAACTGATGAGGCATTAAAGTTCGACATTGTTAAAACCAAAGAAATGGGCTTTAACATGATCAGAAAACACGTGAAAGTAGAGCCAGCTCGCTGGTACTATTACTGCGATATGTTAGGTATGTTGGTTTGGCAAGATATGCCAAGCGGCGACCAAGGTTCAAGATGGAACAACAGACCGGGAATTACAGGAGCAGGTTACGACATGGATCGCTCAGCAGCATCAGAAGAAATTTACAGAACTGAGTGGGAGTCTATTATGGATGCACTTTACAACTTCCCAAGTATTGTGGTTTGGGTTCCATTTAATGAAGCATGGGGACAGTTTAAAACCAAAGAAATTGTAGAGTGGACTGCTAAGTTAGACCCAACAAGATTAGTGAACGAAGCAAGTGGTGGAAACTTCCATTACTCAGGCGATATCATCGACTTACACAACTATCCAGACCCAGCAATGCCAGACGCTAAAATATTTGGTGGAAAGCAAGTAGTTGTATTGGGTGAGTTTGGTGGATTAGGTTTACCGCTAGAAGGTCACATTTGGCAAGAAAAGGATAACTGGGGTTACAGAACTTTCAAAACCAAAGATGAACTTAAAAACAGATATGCAAAGCTTATGGAAGAATTGGCGAAACTAGTTCCAATGGGACTATCAGCCGCTGTATACACCCAAACAACAGACGTAGAAGGAGAAGTTAACGGTTTGATGAGTTACGACAGAAAGGTAATTAAAATGCCTGAAAACTTCTTAAAAGACCTTCATAAGCAATTATATAAGCATAGAATAGACTTTTAA
- a CDS encoding family 43 glycosylhydrolase codes for MTNNSNFHFHIFCRLLTGILSVCILIGCNSDDSMVSNSPLEEEVDTISIGEFKNPVFQPVFADPSVVKGDDGYFYAYATEDDWGKGDVHLVPIIRSTDLVNWDYVTDAFETKPTWKDHGFIWAPDVTKVDGKYYMYYSYSLWGDSDPGVGLAISDKPEGPFKDQGKLFISSEVGVSNSIDPFYIEDDGKKYLFWGSFHGIYGIRLTDDGKAIEGEKFQVAGDFMEATYIYPKDGYYYLFGSAGTCCDGANSTYKVVIGRSENVEGPYVSKEGNSFINTMGSILLDANATGGYAGPGHNAELITDDEGNDWILYHAISKTEPYLPAGATKRPLMLEKITWKDGWPTIKNNQPGTGVQNAPVFE; via the coding sequence ATGACTAACAATAGCAATTTTCATTTTCATATTTTTTGCAGATTATTAACAGGTATTTTATCTGTTTGTATTTTAATTGGTTGTAATTCTGATGATAGTATGGTATCCAATTCTCCTCTTGAAGAAGAGGTGGATACCATCTCCATCGGAGAGTTTAAAAACCCAGTTTTTCAGCCAGTTTTTGCAGACCCATCTGTTGTTAAAGGCGACGACGGTTACTTCTACGCCTATGCAACAGAAGACGATTGGGGAAAAGGAGATGTGCACTTAGTGCCCATTATCCGATCTACAGATTTAGTAAATTGGGATTATGTTACAGATGCTTTTGAAACAAAGCCAACTTGGAAAGATCATGGTTTTATTTGGGCACCAGATGTAACCAAGGTCGATGGTAAATACTACATGTATTATTCTTATTCTTTGTGGGGAGATAGCGATCCGGGAGTGGGTTTGGCAATTAGCGACAAACCAGAAGGGCCATTTAAAGATCAAGGGAAACTGTTTATCAGTAGCGAAGTAGGAGTATCAAATTCAATTGACCCATTCTATATCGAAGACGATGGCAAAAAGTATCTTTTCTGGGGAAGTTTCCACGGTATTTATGGTATTCGCCTTACTGATGATGGCAAAGCGATAGAAGGAGAGAAGTTCCAAGTAGCAGGTGATTTTATGGAAGCGACCTACATTTATCCTAAAGATGGTTACTACTACTTATTCGGTTCGGCAGGAACTTGCTGCGATGGAGCCAATAGCACTTACAAAGTTGTAATTGGCAGGTCAGAAAATGTTGAAGGACCTTATGTGAGCAAAGAAGGAAACAGCTTTATCAATACCATGGGTAGTATTTTGTTAGATGCCAATGCTACTGGTGGCTATGCAGGTCCGGGGCATAATGCCGAATTGATAACTGATGATGAAGGGAACGATTGGATATTGTATCATGCCATTAGCAAAACAGAACCTTATTTGCCTGCTGGTGCAACAAAAAGACCATTGATGTTGGAGAAGATTACTTGGAAAGATGGCTGGCCAACAATAAAAAATAATCAACCGGGAACAGGTGTACAGAATGCTCCGGTATTCGAATAA
- a CDS encoding family 43 glycosylhydrolase — protein sequence MNKNLLLLSFYFLISLLPVVVNAQQNQNQHKAPAPLFRDPIYDGAADPVLVWNREEKKWWMLYTQRRANVDAQDVAFCYGTKIGIACSDDEGKSWYYRGALDLEFERGINTFWAPDVVYHDGTYHMFVSYIKGVRNHWSGLATMAHYTSKNLWDWEFQDLVKLTSDNVIDATLYQMPDGIWKMWFKDSTRGSVTMLAESSDLFNWKFDEKPAIGGKAHEGPKVFHFQDYYWMLTDEWAGMRVYRSKDTQNWEKQGMILTDASARPEDTPSGAHGDVVVLGDKAYVFYFTHPGRETHFEGSLNEHGVLPYPKRRSSIQVAALQFTEGTLKCDRSDDFKFIMSNPEELE from the coding sequence ATGAATAAAAACCTATTATTATTAAGTTTTTACTTTTTAATAAGTCTACTACCAGTTGTTGTAAATGCGCAGCAAAACCAGAATCAACACAAGGCACCTGCTCCGCTATTTAGAGATCCAATCTACGATGGCGCAGCAGACCCAGTGTTGGTATGGAACCGCGAAGAAAAAAAATGGTGGATGCTCTACACGCAGCGAAGAGCAAATGTTGATGCACAAGATGTGGCTTTTTGCTATGGTACTAAAATCGGAATCGCTTGCTCAGACGACGAAGGGAAAAGTTGGTATTATCGCGGGGCACTCGATCTGGAATTCGAAAGAGGGATCAATACCTTTTGGGCACCAGATGTAGTTTACCACGATGGCACTTACCACATGTTTGTGTCTTACATCAAAGGAGTAAGAAATCATTGGAGTGGATTGGCAACTATGGCACATTACACCAGCAAAAACCTGTGGGATTGGGAATTTCAAGATTTAGTGAAGCTTACTTCTGATAATGTAATCGATGCTACCTTATATCAAATGCCAGATGGTATATGGAAAATGTGGTTTAAAGATAGCACTAGAGGAAGTGTAACCATGCTTGCCGAAAGTTCCGATTTATTCAATTGGAAATTTGATGAAAAACCGGCAATTGGAGGCAAGGCACATGAAGGGCCGAAAGTATTTCACTTTCAAGATTATTACTGGATGTTAACTGATGAATGGGCAGGAATGAGGGTATACCGATCTAAAGATACTCAAAACTGGGAGAAACAAGGTATGATTCTCACAGATGCCAGTGCAAGGCCAGAAGATACACCAAGTGGCGCACATGGGGATGTTGTGGTACTCGGAGATAAAGCGTATGTTTTCTATTTCACACATCCGGGTAGAGAAACCCATTTCGAAGGAAGTCTAAATGAGCATGGTGTTTTACCATATCCAAAAAGACGATCAAGCATTCAGGTAGCAGCACTGCAATTTACAGAAGGCACACTCAAATGCGATAGGAGTGATGATTTCAAATTCATCATGAGCAATCCTGAAGAATTGGAATAG
- a CDS encoding cellulase family glycosylhydrolase — MSCQNEQKETEAPVTNSEPEIRGVWSKEKAKEWGEKTGWLRGANFQPSSAINQLEMWQAETFDPETMDRELGYAEEIGFNAMRVYLHHLAWEVDSEGFKDRMEQYLTIADKHGIRTIFVIFDDVWNENYAIGKQPDPKPGVHNSGWVQDPGALIFEDSTLMVRLEEYVKDIVTTFKDDDRVVFWDLYNEPGNTGLGDKSMPLLQNTFKWAKEVNPSQPLSAGVWNLDLKNLNAYQVENSDIITYHNYGDKADHQKWIDMLKVHDRPMVCTEYMARTRNSKFTNIMPLLKDNQIGAINWGLVSGKTNTIYAWDTPVPDGSEPEVWFHDVFRQDGSAYSNEEIELIKSLTSESN; from the coding sequence ATGTCTTGCCAGAATGAGCAAAAGGAAACAGAAGCACCTGTGACCAACTCAGAACCAGAAATAAGAGGAGTTTGGAGTAAAGAAAAAGCCAAAGAATGGGGCGAAAAAACAGGTTGGTTAAGAGGGGCAAATTTTCAACCAAGTTCTGCCATTAACCAGTTAGAAATGTGGCAAGCAGAAACCTTCGACCCAGAGACGATGGATCGCGAATTGGGTTATGCAGAAGAAATAGGTTTTAATGCCATGAGAGTTTATTTACACCACTTGGCTTGGGAAGTAGACAGCGAAGGATTTAAAGACAGAATGGAACAATACCTCACCATTGCAGATAAGCATGGCATTAGAACCATCTTTGTCATTTTTGATGATGTTTGGAATGAAAACTATGCGATTGGCAAACAACCAGACCCAAAACCGGGAGTACATAATTCTGGTTGGGTACAAGATCCGGGTGCGCTTATTTTCGAAGATTCTACCTTAATGGTGAGGTTGGAAGAGTATGTAAAAGACATTGTAACCACCTTTAAAGATGACGATAGAGTAGTATTTTGGGATTTATACAACGAGCCGGGTAACACTGGTTTAGGTGATAAATCTATGCCTTTGCTTCAAAATACTTTTAAGTGGGCAAAAGAAGTTAATCCATCTCAACCACTTTCTGCAGGTGTGTGGAATCTTGATCTTAAAAACCTCAACGCTTATCAAGTAGAAAATTCAGACATCATCACTTACCACAACTATGGCGATAAAGCAGATCACCAAAAATGGATTGATATGCTAAAAGTACACGACAGACCAATGGTTTGTACAGAATATATGGCACGTACACGTAATTCTAAATTTACGAACATTATGCCTTTGTTAAAAGATAACCAAATTGGAGCCATTAACTGGGGTTTAGTTTCAGGTAAAACCAACACCATTTATGCTTGGGATACACCTGTACCAGATGGGAGTGAGCCAGAAGTTTGGTTCCACGATGTTTTTAGACAAGATGGTTCTGCTTACAGCAATGAAGAAATCGAGTTGATCAAATCATTGACTTCAGAAAGCAATTAA
- a CDS encoding beta-L-arabinofuranosidase domain-containing protein, translated as MKNTLKILLFLYSFSMSVVLAQQDESQATRDAVKNRYPLVQKPYLELALGSIKARGWLKEQLIRQKDGMTGQLDELYPLVMGERNGWLGGDGDQWERGPYWIDGLLPLAYILDDEELKAKVKPWVEWSLNNQREDGYFGPKVVAVPYDYEEGIQRDNIEDWWPKMVMLKVLQQHYSVTGDKRVIDLMTNYFKFQLENLPSTPLGHWTFWGNRRGGDNLMMVHWLYNITGDEFLLELGELIHQQTFDWKSIFTEQDHLSRKGSLHCVNVAQGIKEPIVYYQQSKDSRYIDAVEEGFKKLMKYNGQPHGLYGGDEWLHGTDPTQGSEFCSAVEMMYSLETMLTITGKLDFAERLERIAFNALPTQATDNYMERQYFQQSNQVAITRTARNFINPNEGTSGCFGLLTGYPCCTANMHQGWPKFTQNLWYKTANDGIAAIVYAPSEVTTTVSEGTTVTWVEETNYPFEESIHFELTECSQINAAFPFHLRIPTWCKEATVLVNGKKFDTVRGGKELIIKRDWNKGDKVELKLPMEISTSTWHENAQVVERGPLVYALKVEEKWEKVDFKEEATRYGDYYHEVTPKSAWNYGILKEGDKPVTQHMKVVKGKKVAEYPWNMENAPISIKVKAKKIPYWEMYNDAAGPLMFSPVPDVKTEVEEVTLIPYGCTTLRITEFPTVY; from the coding sequence ATGAAGAATACACTAAAAATTTTACTGTTTCTATATTCATTTTCGATGTCTGTTGTGCTCGCTCAGCAAGATGAAAGTCAGGCTACGCGAGATGCAGTTAAAAACAGGTATCCGCTTGTACAAAAACCTTATTTAGAATTAGCCTTAGGTTCAATTAAAGCCAGAGGATGGTTAAAAGAACAGCTCATCAGGCAAAAAGACGGTATGACTGGTCAGCTTGATGAGCTATATCCACTGGTAATGGGAGAAAGAAATGGCTGGCTTGGTGGCGATGGCGATCAGTGGGAGAGAGGGCCCTACTGGATAGATGGATTGTTGCCTTTGGCATATATTTTAGATGATGAAGAATTAAAAGCCAAGGTAAAACCGTGGGTAGAGTGGAGTTTAAATAACCAACGCGAAGATGGATACTTTGGGCCAAAAGTAGTGGCAGTGCCTTACGATTACGAAGAAGGTATCCAAAGAGATAATATTGAAGACTGGTGGCCAAAAATGGTAATGCTTAAAGTTTTACAACAGCATTATTCTGTAACGGGAGATAAAAGAGTAATTGATTTAATGACAAATTACTTCAAATTTCAATTGGAAAATCTTCCATCAACACCATTAGGTCACTGGACATTTTGGGGAAACCGCAGAGGAGGAGATAACCTAATGATGGTGCACTGGTTGTATAATATTACCGGTGATGAGTTTTTACTAGAACTAGGAGAACTCATCCATCAACAAACATTCGATTGGAAATCAATTTTCACAGAGCAAGACCATCTTTCGAGAAAAGGAAGTTTGCATTGTGTAAATGTGGCGCAAGGTATAAAAGAACCGATTGTTTACTATCAGCAAAGCAAAGATTCAAGATACATTGATGCAGTAGAAGAAGGCTTTAAAAAGTTGATGAAGTACAACGGTCAGCCACATGGATTGTATGGTGGAGATGAATGGCTACATGGCACAGACCCCACGCAAGGTTCGGAGTTTTGCTCGGCGGTTGAAATGATGTATTCATTAGAAACTATGTTGACGATTACAGGCAAGCTCGATTTTGCTGAACGTCTCGAAAGAATTGCTTTTAATGCTTTACCTACACAAGCGACAGATAACTATATGGAGCGTCAGTATTTTCAGCAGAGTAATCAGGTGGCAATTACCAGAACTGCAAGAAACTTTATCAATCCGAATGAGGGAACTTCAGGCTGTTTTGGATTGCTCACAGGGTATCCTTGTTGCACTGCGAATATGCATCAGGGTTGGCCAAAGTTTACACAAAACTTATGGTACAAAACTGCCAATGATGGTATCGCGGCTATTGTTTATGCTCCGAGTGAAGTAACAACTACTGTTAGTGAAGGCACTACAGTTACTTGGGTAGAAGAAACCAATTATCCATTCGAAGAAAGCATTCACTTTGAATTGACTGAATGTAGCCAAATAAATGCAGCATTTCCATTTCATTTAAGAATTCCGACTTGGTGTAAAGAAGCCACTGTTTTAGTGAATGGCAAAAAGTTCGATACGGTTAGAGGTGGTAAAGAACTCATCATCAAAAGAGATTGGAATAAAGGCGATAAAGTGGAATTGAAACTGCCAATGGAAATTAGTACTTCTACTTGGCACGAGAATGCGCAAGTTGTTGAGCGTGGCCCATTGGTGTATGCTTTAAAGGTGGAAGAGAAATGGGAAAAGGTAGATTTTAAAGAGGAAGCAACGCGCTATGGCGATTACTACCACGAAGTAACACCTAAAAGTGCTTGGAACTATGGCATTTTAAAAGAAGGAGACAAACCTGTTACGCAGCATATGAAAGTGGTGAAAGGCAAAAAAGTAGCAGAATATCCTTGGAATATGGAAAATGCACCAATAAGTATCAAAGTGAAAGCCAAGAAAATTCCTTATTGGGAAATGTATAATGATGCAGCAGGACCATTAATGTTTAGTCCTGTACCAGATGTAAAAACCGAAGTGGAAGAAGTAACACTCATTCCATATGGTTGTACAACATTGAGAATAACCGAATTTCCAACTGTTTATTAA
- a CDS encoding glycoside hydrolase family 43 protein produces the protein MRANSFSTKSKSFYYYLLMVYFLPCFACFSQSESSSTFTNPILQDGADPYAYYHTDNYYYYMATRGNRIDLWKTKSLTTLAEASPITVWKAPASGKNSCCIWAPEIHFIDGKWYIYYTASDKDNEGDHSRYVFVLENASPDPTLGEWIDKGKINTKYSGIDGSLFSYKGKRYFLYSPYIGNHSDIAIAEMKNPWTLKGEETILASPEFDWEKTDDRSILEGPMFLEGPKDKVFIVYSGGACWDDNYSLGMLVASKKGNFLKASTWKKSPEPVLSMSEENQVYGPGHHGFAKSPDGTETWVIYHAKDKPGLGCAQRSSRMQVINWDIKGMPVFGKPVNINDPIKKPSGE, from the coding sequence ATGAGGGCAAATAGCTTCAGTACAAAGAGCAAATCATTTTACTATTATTTATTAATGGTATATTTCTTACCATGTTTTGCTTGTTTTAGTCAATCAGAATCGAGCAGTACTTTTACTAACCCGATTCTTCAAGATGGAGCAGATCCCTACGCTTACTATCATACAGATAATTACTATTATTACATGGCTACCAGAGGAAACCGAATTGACCTTTGGAAAACCAAATCACTAACTACACTGGCAGAAGCCAGTCCAATTACTGTCTGGAAAGCACCGGCTAGTGGTAAGAATAGCTGTTGCATCTGGGCACCTGAGATTCATTTTATAGATGGTAAATGGTATATTTATTATACCGCTTCAGATAAAGATAATGAAGGCGACCACTCAAGATATGTTTTTGTATTAGAAAATGCATCGCCAGACCCAACTCTAGGTGAGTGGATAGACAAAGGGAAGATTAACACCAAATACAGTGGAATAGATGGCTCCTTGTTTAGCTACAAAGGCAAAAGGTATTTCTTATACTCTCCCTACATCGGCAACCATAGCGATATTGCCATTGCCGAAATGAAAAACCCTTGGACATTAAAAGGAGAAGAAACAATACTGGCATCACCCGAATTCGACTGGGAAAAAACAGATGACAGAAGCATTTTAGAAGGCCCCATGTTTTTAGAAGGACCAAAAGACAAAGTATTTATAGTTTACTCAGGTGGTGCCTGTTGGGACGACAACTATTCATTAGGAATGCTAGTAGCATCCAAAAAAGGAAATTTTTTAAAAGCTAGCACTTGGAAGAAATCCCCCGAACCAGTTTTATCCATGTCAGAAGAGAATCAAGTTTATGGTCCGGGTCATCATGGTTTTGCCAAATCACCAGATGGCACAGAAACTTGGGTAATTTATCATGCAAAAGACAAACCCGGATTAGGTTGTGCCCAAAGAAGTTCAAGAATGCAAGTAATCAATTGGGATATAAAAGGGATGCCTGTTTTTGGTAAACCTGTAAATATAAACGACCCAATTAAAAAACCTTCAGGAGAATAA